One window from the genome of Pyrobaculum ferrireducens encodes:
- a CDS encoding mechanosensitive ion channel family protein, whose translation MASTRGVWLATVGKVVGVVVTSFAIYYSIKFADYLFHLGITPDVYGVLIALIASAAGVAISNILGNAVILYLKPALRERAFSVGNVIKIIGFLFSILVAFTLGKIGAEAALLGGTVTGLVLGLALQPVLSNLFAGLVILATRFVTIGDVVRITSTGIPYQLAVLPPYKYFSPDYVVPGYKGRVVEIGLFYTTVILDTGYELRIPNSILLNSGVVDYTPQWSEKGTVMVRIELPLSVINFDAVEREVREVLAEFSIIAVDFTEQSDKDHVILRVKLEVPNGADWRDLKSRALKKLLEYRERKIRENYYRYLCLTRAVLCDRYAEQLAKEGPRASS comes from the coding sequence ATGGCTAGCACGAGGGGGGTGTGGCTGGCAACTGTGGGCAAGGTGGTGGGAGTCGTAGTCACAAGCTTCGCCATCTACTACTCGATTAAGTTTGCAGACTACCTGTTTCACCTGGGCATTACCCCCGACGTATACGGCGTATTGATTGCGTTGATTGCCTCTGCGGCGGGCGTCGCTATTTCAAACATCTTGGGCAACGCCGTGATTCTGTATCTGAAACCTGCACTTAGGGAGAGGGCGTTTTCCGTGGGCAACGTCATAAAGATCATCGGCTTCCTGTTTTCGATACTGGTGGCTTTTACGCTGGGGAAAATTGGGGCTGAGGCGGCTCTGCTGGGCGGCACCGTCACGGGCCTCGTGCTGGGTTTAGCCCTCCAGCCGGTGCTCAGCAACCTCTTCGCCGGGTTGGTGATCCTAGCCACTAGATTCGTCACAATCGGCGACGTGGTTAGAATAACGTCGACAGGGATCCCCTATCAGCTAGCCGTACTGCCCCCCTACAAGTACTTCTCACCCGACTACGTAGTGCCGGGCTACAAGGGCCGCGTGGTGGAGATCGGGCTGTTTTACACCACAGTCATTTTAGACACAGGTTACGAGCTGAGAATCCCCAACTCGATACTGCTAAACTCAGGCGTCGTGGACTACACGCCGCAGTGGAGCGAGAAGGGCACAGTCATGGTGAGGATCGAGTTGCCGCTCTCTGTAATAAACTTCGACGCAGTGGAGAGGGAGGTGAGGGAGGTCCTTGCGGAATTTAGCATCATCGCCGTGGACTTCACAGAGCAGAGCGATAAAGACCACGTAATTCTGAGAGTAAAGCTGGAGGTGCCCAACGGCGCCGACTGGCGTGACTTAAAGAGCCGCGCCCTAAAGAAGCTGTTGGAGTACCGGGAGAGGAAGATTAGGGAGAACTACTACAGATACCTCTGCCTCACCCGCGCCGTCCTCTGCGACCGCTATGCGGAACAGCTGGCTAAGGAGGGGCCCCGCGCCTCTTCTTAG
- a CDS encoding LysE family transporter has product MGLGSLLSGLMLGYSLAVPPGPMNALIAAWSLRGFRYGFAVGAGAMSADFLLMVLTIALYSRLKALGAEYFTPFYIAGGAFFLYLAYKIFKSRPPGRREGGGGSPARGYLLGLTLGLINPYQVGWWLTAGLSSIAQFGVEWAAGLFTAILTWITTFPAAVRAGWELSSRATWLAIKIFSVATLLFFGVYFLIRAAGVRLPWIS; this is encoded by the coding sequence ATGGGCCTCGGCTCGTTGCTCTCGGGTCTGATGCTCGGCTACAGCCTCGCCGTGCCCCCCGGCCCCATGAACGCGCTGATCGCGGCGTGGTCGCTGAGGGGCTTCAGATACGGCTTTGCGGTGGGAGCGGGGGCCATGAGCGCCGACTTTCTGCTAATGGTGCTGACCATCGCCCTATACTCCAGGCTAAAGGCGCTGGGGGCGGAGTACTTCACGCCGTTCTACATAGCAGGCGGCGCCTTCTTTCTATACCTAGCCTACAAGATATTTAAATCGAGACCCCCCGGGAGGAGGGAGGGAGGAGGCGGCTCCCCGGCGAGGGGGTACCTCCTGGGCCTCACTCTGGGCCTCATAAATCCGTACCAGGTGGGGTGGTGGCTCACGGCGGGGCTCAGCTCCATTGCGCAGTTCGGCGTGGAGTGGGCCGCCGGCCTGTTCACAGCCATACTTACGTGGATAACCACCTTCCCAGCCGCCGTGAGGGCTGGCTGGGAGCTCAGTAGCAGGGCGACGTGGCTAGCCATAAAAATCTTCTCAGTGGCGACGCTCCTGTTCTTCGGCGTCTACTTCCTAATAAGGGCCGCGGGCGTACGGCTACCGTGGATAAGCTGA
- a CDS encoding TIGR04084 family radical SAM/SPASM domain-containing protein: protein MLWFLLTTGACNLSCRYCGGSFNPRHSPWRPQVEPREVARFIAQRDPAPVVFFYGGEPLLNPRYVVEVMEALPHARFGIQTNGTLVRNLPPEYWRRVSTVLLSIDGPPEVTDFYRGPGVYKRVVEALRWLRGEVGCGCKIIARMAVSRRSSLFRDVAHLLGLGFDAVHWQLNVLWTDEWGPREFLEWAESSYLPDVARLRDWFVAEAERGRVLGVIPLLGIYRALLVRPYDWVPCGAGKYSFAVNTEGRVLHCPIAVSEKWATAGHIKIGITNGARLRDRCLTCEYRGVCGGRCLYTHYEDYWGEEGFDAVCRVTIKTIETLKVAAPRIAELMKAGVIRREDFDYNPLLDSTEVIP from the coding sequence GTGCTGTGGTTTCTGCTGACTACCGGCGCGTGTAACCTCAGCTGTAGGTACTGCGGGGGTTCGTTCAACCCACGGCACTCGCCGTGGAGGCCGCAGGTGGAGCCTCGGGAGGTGGCGCGCTTCATTGCACAGAGGGACCCGGCCCCCGTGGTGTTTTTCTACGGGGGGGAGCCTCTCCTGAACCCTCGCTACGTCGTGGAGGTTATGGAGGCGTTGCCTCACGCTCGCTTTGGGATTCAGACAAACGGCACTCTTGTCAGAAATCTGCCTCCTGAGTACTGGCGGAGGGTGTCGACAGTTCTTCTCTCCATCGATGGGCCGCCGGAGGTGACGGACTTCTACAGAGGCCCCGGCGTCTACAAGAGGGTGGTGGAGGCGTTGAGGTGGCTGAGGGGGGAGGTCGGCTGTGGGTGCAAAATAATCGCCAGGATGGCCGTGTCCCGGCGGTCCAGCCTCTTCCGCGACGTGGCGCACCTCCTGGGGCTGGGGTTCGACGCGGTGCATTGGCAGTTGAATGTGTTGTGGACAGATGAGTGGGGGCCTCGGGAGTTTCTTGAGTGGGCCGAGTCCAGCTACCTACCAGACGTGGCTAGGCTGAGGGATTGGTTTGTCGCCGAGGCTGAGCGGGGCAGGGTTCTGGGGGTCATACCCCTCCTGGGCATCTACCGGGCTCTGCTGGTGCGGCCCTACGACTGGGTGCCGTGCGGCGCGGGGAAGTACTCCTTTGCTGTAAACACCGAGGGGAGGGTGCTCCACTGCCCCATAGCCGTGTCGGAGAAGTGGGCCACGGCGGGGCATATCAAAATTGGCATAACCAACGGCGCCAGGCTGAGGGATAGATGCCTCACATGTGAGTACCGGGGCGTCTGCGGGGGCCGCTGTCTATACACGCACTACGAGGACTACTGGGGGGAGGAGGGATTCGACGCCGTGTGTAGAGTAACAATAAAAACAATTGAGACGTTGAAAGTAGCCGCGCCCCGCATCGCCGAGCTAATGAAGGCGGGGGTCATCCGAAGGGAGGACTTTGATTACAACCCCCTGCTCGACTCTACCGAGGTTATTCCATAG
- a CDS encoding Nre family DNA repair protein: MDKLRPELCVRCRGGRYLCGLAYCPLLARRLSAPHRLGAVRELRGSSPPSLFVGRVGYPKVWVYPAAPPELGDTTIYEDPARWLGFPLERFIAMRLSLYRASLSLRVEDAADPPRALQEIQLAALSQRPVDAEVEFARKPRGAYLSEYAPPMGPAAPAKSLRFTTEPKLPRKAEELYGDRDVKAREAVAELYEAGLDVSYIARVLSAGALGGRRRRLVPTRWAITAVDKIVSDHLLERVKEMPEVDGYYLYARRAVGNLFIAILAPSRWAYEWGEAFEPHTVWNPGEGIEVEVDYELYGGRRDYPEIGGCYYATRLAVAEALLRMKRQAAAVLWREVYTGFTLPVGVWWVRENVRAMFREPPARFDTLEDALEAASFLLKIPIERWLAKSRLVHLLRSRVA; this comes from the coding sequence GTGGATAAGCTGAGGCCCGAGCTCTGCGTCAGGTGCCGCGGCGGGAGGTACCTATGCGGGCTCGCCTACTGCCCCCTCCTCGCCCGCCGGCTCTCCGCGCCCCACAGACTGGGGGCTGTGAGGGAGCTGAGGGGCTCCAGCCCCCCGTCCCTATTCGTCGGCCGGGTGGGCTACCCCAAGGTGTGGGTTTACCCCGCCGCGCCTCCTGAGCTGGGCGATACGACTATCTACGAAGACCCGGCAAGGTGGCTGGGGTTCCCCCTTGAGCGGTTCATTGCAATGCGACTCTCCCTATACCGCGCCTCCCTCAGCCTGAGGGTGGAGGACGCCGCAGATCCGCCCCGGGCGCTTCAGGAGATACAGCTAGCCGCCCTCTCCCAGAGGCCGGTGGACGCGGAGGTGGAGTTTGCCAGGAAGCCAAGGGGGGCGTACCTCAGCGAATACGCGCCGCCCATGGGGCCCGCCGCGCCCGCCAAGAGCCTCCGCTTCACCACCGAGCCGAAGTTACCTAGGAAGGCAGAGGAGCTCTACGGCGACAGAGACGTAAAGGCGAGGGAAGCCGTGGCGGAGCTCTACGAGGCCGGCCTCGACGTGAGCTACATAGCCCGCGTCCTCAGCGCCGGGGCCCTCGGCGGGCGGCGGCGCCGCCTCGTCCCAACCAGGTGGGCCATCACAGCGGTGGACAAGATAGTGTCTGACCACCTGCTTGAAAGGGTCAAGGAGATGCCTGAGGTGGACGGCTACTACCTATACGCGAGGAGGGCGGTTGGCAATCTGTTTATTGCGATACTAGCCCCCTCCAGGTGGGCGTATGAGTGGGGAGAGGCCTTCGAGCCCCACACCGTGTGGAACCCCGGCGAGGGGATCGAGGTGGAGGTAGACTACGAGCTGTACGGCGGCAGGAGGGACTACCCGGAGATCGGCGGGTGCTACTACGCAACCCGCCTAGCCGTGGCCGAGGCTCTGCTCCGCATGAAGAGGCAGGCGGCGGCGGTGCTCTGGCGCGAGGTCTACACCGGCTTCACACTGCCCGTCGGCGTTTGGTGGGTGAGGGAAAACGTCAGGGCGATGTTTAGAGAGCCCCCCGCCCGGTTCGACACGTTGGAAGACGCCCTAGAGGCCGCCTCCTTCCTATTGAAGATCCCGATAGAGAGGTGGCTCGCCAAGTCCCGCCTAGTCCACTTGCTGAGGAGCCGCGTCGCCTAA